In the genome of Salana multivorans, the window CGCCGTGTTCCGCCAGACCGTGCTCCAGGCCGCGACGCCGGACCACCTGCGCGGGCGGCTGCAGGGGATCTTCATCGTCGTCGTCACCGGTGGGCCGCGGCTCGGCGACCTCGTGCTCGGCGGTTCGGCCGAGCGGTTCGGCGAGGCGCTGACGGCGTTCGGCGGCGGGCTCGCCTGCGTCGCGATCGTGCTCGCGCTCGCGGCCTGGCAGCGGGGCTTCCTGCGCTACGACGCGCGGCACCCGACGCCCTGACGGCTCGCCCCGACGACCCGCGAGGACGGCCCGCGGCGACGACCCGCGGGGTGCCGGGAACACCCCCGCTGCTGACAGCCGCTCCGCCCTGGGCAGCGTGGACCTGCTCGCCCGGCGACCCGGCGTCAGGATCGCCACATGAGCGAGACCTCCTCCCCTCCCGTGTTCTCCGAGTCCGTCCGGCGCGAGCTGTTCGAGCGCCGGGTCCTGGTGCTCGACGGCCCCCTCGACGACGACAACGGAACGCTGCTCGCCACCCAGCTCGTCGCGCTCGCCGCCGCAGACCCGGTGAGCGACATCGCGCTGTGGATCCACTCACCGGGCGGGTCGGTCCCCGCGATGCTGGCCATCCGCGACCTCATCCGACTCGTCCCCAACGACGTCTCGACGCTCGCGCTCGGCATCGCCTACAGCGCGGGGCAGTTCCTCCTGACCTCGGGCACGCCGGGCAAGCGCCGGGCGCTGCCGCACGCCCGCGTCCTCATGCACCAGGGCTCGGCCGGCATCGGCGGCTCGACCGTCGACGTCGAGCTCCAGGCCGACGACCTGCGGCACACCCGCGACACGGTCCTGCGGCTGACCAGCGAGGACACCGGCCAGCCGGTCGAGAGGGTCTACGAGGACTCCCTGCACGACCACTGGTACACGGCCCAGGAGGCGAGGGAGTACGGCTTCGTCGACGCGATCGTGACGAGCTTCGACGAGGTCGTGCCGCCCGTCACCGGTCGGACGGCCGGCTTCGGGGTGTCAACGGCGCCGGCGGCTGCGCGGGGCGGTGACGTGGCATGAGCGGC includes:
- a CDS encoding ClpP family protease, which codes for MSETSSPPVFSESVRRELFERRVLVLDGPLDDDNGTLLATQLVALAAADPVSDIALWIHSPGGSVPAMLAIRDLIRLVPNDVSTLALGIAYSAGQFLLTSGTPGKRRALPHARVLMHQGSAGIGGSTVDVELQADDLRHTRDTVLRLTSEDTGQPVERVYEDSLHDHWYTAQEAREYGFVDAIVTSFDEVVPPVTGRTAGFGVSTAPAAARGGDVA